In Methanocella sp., the sequence TCTTAAGCGATATAGTCTTCCGCCGCATCATGTGGTCGACGAGACGCCCGGGCGTGCCGACGATGATCTGGGGCTTTCTCCTGAGACCGTTGATCTGGCGCTTGATATCCTGTCCGCCGTAGATGGGCAGCGTATGGATGCCCCGGAACTCCCCTATTCGATTCAATTCCTCGGCGACCTGCACTGCCAGCTCACGCGTGGGAGTAATTACTATACCCTGAATGTCTCCGGAGCGGGGATCTATGGTCTCGACCATCGGTATGCCGAATGCGGCCGTCTTGCCGGTCCCGGTCTGGGCCTGCCCGATGACGTCCTTGCCCTGCAGCGCCGCCGGTATGGCCTGCTCCTGGATGGGCGTGGCTTCCTCGAAACCCATGCCGGTGATTGCTTTAATAGTAGCGGGACTCAATGATAATTCTTGAAACGTTGTCATATGTTTAAATATCTCCGATGCCGTCCTCAGGCAACGATTTTCAGCTCCGAAGATCAAATCGGTACGGGAATTAAAGAGCGTTTGGCTCGATAAAAACGTGGACCACGTGTCGTCCCTGGTGAATTTGTTGCCTTTCGATGGTACGGCTTCTCCAATGTAATCCTATCATATATAGTTATGGTGTCCGGCTTCATGGACCGCCAGACGGACGTCGAAAAAA encodes:
- a CDS encoding DEAD/DEAH box helicase: MTTFQELSLSPATIKAITGMGFEEATPIQEQAIPAALQGKDVIGQAQTGTGKTAAFGIPMVETIDPRSGDIQGIVITPTRELAVQVAEELNRIGEFRGIHTLPIYGGQDIKRQINGLRRKPQIIVGTPGRLVDHMMRRKTISLK